One Cucumis sativus cultivar 9930 chromosome 1, Cucumber_9930_V3, whole genome shotgun sequence DNA segment encodes these proteins:
- the LOC101203875 gene encoding pentatricopeptide repeat-containing protein At1g11900 isoform X2: MNRIASAPVGNSQIWPLYAIKCLSHQSSGTKIFPNEVKVGDEDLNQIIAPTENASKCIHEIIDACIDKICRLGHLAAAAHLLKSLCNEKVFKSSEAYDMVLLAASERGDTPLLCEVFKVALLSCKSLSSASYMSFARAFTKTNDSKLLECVKEIIEITSQKCIVINRIIFAFSERREIDKAFQIFNQMKCLSCTPDLYTYNIILDMVGRAGRVDEILHIFVSMKEEGIAPDIVSYNTLINSLRKVGRLDISVIYFREMVAMGIEPDLLTYTALIESYGRFGNLEEALTLLKEMKLNNIRPSSYIYRSLIRNSMTMKKVELATDLLNEMKLSKSELARPEDFKRRKM, translated from the exons ATG AATAGAATTGCATCTGCCCCAGTTGGTAACTCTCAAATCTGGCCGCTTTATGCCATCAAATGCCTTAGCCATCAGTCATCCGGTACAAAAATCTTTCCTAATGAAGTGAAAGTGGGGGATGAAGACTTGAATCAGATTATTGCTCCAACGGAAAATGCCTCAAAATGTATCCATGAGATCATTGATGCTTGCATTGATAAGATTTGTCGACTGGGACATCTTGCAGCTGCAGCTCATTTACTTAAATCATTGTGCAATGAGAAAGTATTTAAATCCTCGGAGGCATATGATATGGTTTTGCTTGCAGCAAGTGAAAGGGGAGACACTCCTCTTTTATGTGAAGTTTTTAAAGTTGCCCTACTTTCATGTAAATCACTGAGTTCGGCTTCTTACATGAGTTTTGCCAGGGCCTTTACCAAGACAAATGATAGCAAGCTGTTGGAATGTGTCAAAGAAATAATTGAGATTACCTCTCAGAAGTGCATAGTTATAAACAGAATTATCTTTGCCTTCTCCGAGCGTAGGGAGATTGATAaagcctttcaaatatttaatcaGATGAAGTGTCTGTCATGTACACCAGATTTGTATACATACAACATCATTTTGGACATGGTAGGTCGTGCAGGTCGCGTGGATGAAATTCTTCATATATTTGTTTCCATGAAAGAAGAAGGCATAGCCCCAGATATTGTGTCTTATAATACATTGATAAATAGCTTAAGAAAGGTGGGTCGACTAGATATATCCGTGATTTACTTCAGGGAAATGGTTGCAATGGGAATTGAACCTGATTTGCTTACTTATACAGCTTTGATAGAGAGTTATGGTCGATTTGGAAACCTCGAAGAAGCTTTGACACTCCTCAAAGAGATGAAGCTTAATAACATCCGTCCTTCAAGCTATATTTACAGGTCCCTTATCAGAAATTCAATGACGATGAAGAAGGTGGAATTGGCTACGGACCTTCtcaatgaaatgaaattaagtAAATCAGAACTTGCTCGTCCAGAGGATTTCAAACGAAGAAAAATGTAA
- the LOC101203875 gene encoding pentatricopeptide repeat-containing protein At1g11900 isoform X1, translating into MSLYHLAIHRNFLHYSYANRIASAPVGNSQIWPLYAIKCLSHQSSGTKIFPNEVKVGDEDLNQIIAPTENASKCIHEIIDACIDKICRLGHLAAAAHLLKSLCNEKVFKSSEAYDMVLLAASERGDTPLLCEVFKVALLSCKSLSSASYMSFARAFTKTNDSKLLECVKEIIEITSQKCIVINRIIFAFSERREIDKAFQIFNQMKCLSCTPDLYTYNIILDMVGRAGRVDEILHIFVSMKEEGIAPDIVSYNTLINSLRKVGRLDISVIYFREMVAMGIEPDLLTYTALIESYGRFGNLEEALTLLKEMKLNNIRPSSYIYRSLIRNSMTMKKVELATDLLNEMKLSKSELARPEDFKRRKM; encoded by the exons ATGTCGCTTTACCATCTTGCTATCCATAGGAATTTTCTGCATTACTCGTATGCT AATAGAATTGCATCTGCCCCAGTTGGTAACTCTCAAATCTGGCCGCTTTATGCCATCAAATGCCTTAGCCATCAGTCATCCGGTACAAAAATCTTTCCTAATGAAGTGAAAGTGGGGGATGAAGACTTGAATCAGATTATTGCTCCAACGGAAAATGCCTCAAAATGTATCCATGAGATCATTGATGCTTGCATTGATAAGATTTGTCGACTGGGACATCTTGCAGCTGCAGCTCATTTACTTAAATCATTGTGCAATGAGAAAGTATTTAAATCCTCGGAGGCATATGATATGGTTTTGCTTGCAGCAAGTGAAAGGGGAGACACTCCTCTTTTATGTGAAGTTTTTAAAGTTGCCCTACTTTCATGTAAATCACTGAGTTCGGCTTCTTACATGAGTTTTGCCAGGGCCTTTACCAAGACAAATGATAGCAAGCTGTTGGAATGTGTCAAAGAAATAATTGAGATTACCTCTCAGAAGTGCATAGTTATAAACAGAATTATCTTTGCCTTCTCCGAGCGTAGGGAGATTGATAaagcctttcaaatatttaatcaGATGAAGTGTCTGTCATGTACACCAGATTTGTATACATACAACATCATTTTGGACATGGTAGGTCGTGCAGGTCGCGTGGATGAAATTCTTCATATATTTGTTTCCATGAAAGAAGAAGGCATAGCCCCAGATATTGTGTCTTATAATACATTGATAAATAGCTTAAGAAAGGTGGGTCGACTAGATATATCCGTGATTTACTTCAGGGAAATGGTTGCAATGGGAATTGAACCTGATTTGCTTACTTATACAGCTTTGATAGAGAGTTATGGTCGATTTGGAAACCTCGAAGAAGCTTTGACACTCCTCAAAGAGATGAAGCTTAATAACATCCGTCCTTCAAGCTATATTTACAGGTCCCTTATCAGAAATTCAATGACGATGAAGAAGGTGGAATTGGCTACGGACCTTCtcaatgaaatgaaattaagtAAATCAGAACTTGCTCGTCCAGAGGATTTCAAACGAAGAAAAATGTAA
- the LOC101203875 gene encoding pentatricopeptide repeat-containing protein At1g11900 isoform X3: MSLYHLAIHRNFLHYSYANRIASAPVGNSQIWPLYAIKCLSHQSSGTKIFPNEVKVGDEDLNQIIAPTENASKCIHEIIDACIDKICRLGHLAAAAHLLKSLCNEKVFKSSEAYDMVLLAASERGDTPLLCEVFKVALLSCKSLSSASYMSFARAFTKTNDSKLLECVKEIIEITSQKCIVINRIIFAFSERREIDKAFQIFNQMKCLSCTPDLYTYNIILDMVGRAGRVDEILHIFVSMKEEGIAPDIVSYNTLINSLRKL; the protein is encoded by the exons ATGTCGCTTTACCATCTTGCTATCCATAGGAATTTTCTGCATTACTCGTATGCT AATAGAATTGCATCTGCCCCAGTTGGTAACTCTCAAATCTGGCCGCTTTATGCCATCAAATGCCTTAGCCATCAGTCATCCGGTACAAAAATCTTTCCTAATGAAGTGAAAGTGGGGGATGAAGACTTGAATCAGATTATTGCTCCAACGGAAAATGCCTCAAAATGTATCCATGAGATCATTGATGCTTGCATTGATAAGATTTGTCGACTGGGACATCTTGCAGCTGCAGCTCATTTACTTAAATCATTGTGCAATGAGAAAGTATTTAAATCCTCGGAGGCATATGATATGGTTTTGCTTGCAGCAAGTGAAAGGGGAGACACTCCTCTTTTATGTGAAGTTTTTAAAGTTGCCCTACTTTCATGTAAATCACTGAGTTCGGCTTCTTACATGAGTTTTGCCAGGGCCTTTACCAAGACAAATGATAGCAAGCTGTTGGAATGTGTCAAAGAAATAATTGAGATTACCTCTCAGAAGTGCATAGTTATAAACAGAATTATCTTTGCCTTCTCCGAGCGTAGGGAGATTGATAaagcctttcaaatatttaatcaGATGAAGTGTCTGTCATGTACACCAGATTTGTATACATACAACATCATTTTGGACATGGTAGGTCGTGCAGGTCGCGTGGATGAAATTCTTCATATATTTGTTTCCATGAAAGAAGAAGGCATAGCCCCAGATATTGTGTCTTATAATACATTGATAAATAGCTTAAGAAAG CTTTGA